One window of the Nicotiana tabacum cultivar K326 chromosome 4, ASM71507v2, whole genome shotgun sequence genome contains the following:
- the LOC107779376 gene encoding uncharacterized protein LOC107779376 isoform X2 codes for MQLLIKNLTIVSKRYFHSASALRLLLQLGFSILQNGRMRPIFCGNFEFDTRQSELERLFKRYGKVDRVDMKSGFAFVYMDDERDAEDAIQGLDRIDFGRKGRRLRVEWSKEERSRKPEVSRKSSSSFRVSKTLFVINFDPYNTRTKDLERHFDPHGKILNIRIRRNFAFIQFESQEDATRALDATNMSKLMDRVITVEYAIKDDDDRRDGSGPGKTHDRSPRRGYDRGRSRSPYGRDRPSPDYGRGRDRPSPDYGRGRDRLSPDYGRGRNRLSPDYGRGRDRLNPDYGRGPSPSPKHRERNSENARGHSPAVGKERNPGHGNGRTPSPRRERAGPGNGLVSSPMESRSPGYGDRPSPSPQRERRKKYSPDGYNPGSSPSSKPGPVESPVRDGRESSERYRSRSPPLRERSRS; via the exons ATGCAGCTACTTATAAAAAACCTGACAATAGTATCAAAGAGATATTTTCACTCGGCCTCTGCATTGCGCTTGTTGTTGCAGTTAGGGTTTTCTATACTACAGAACG GCAGGATGAGACCAATTTTCTGTGGTAACTTTGAGTTTGACACCAGACAGTCTGAGTTGGAAAGGCTTTTCAAAAGATATGGCAAGGTTGATAGGGTGGATATGAAATCTG GTTTTGCTTTTGTTTATATGGATGATGAAAGAGATGCAGAGGACGCTATTCAGGGGCTTGACCGAATAGATTTTGGCAGAAAGGGGCGCAGGCTTCGTGTTGAGTGGTCAAAG GAAGAACGGAGCAGAAAGCCTGAGGTTTCTAGAAAATCTTCATCAAGTTTCAGAGTTTCCAAGACTTTGTTTGTCATAAATTTTGATCCATATAATACTAGGACGAAGGATCTGGAGAGGCACTTTGATCCACATGGAAAAATACTCAACATAAGGATCCGAAGGAATTTTGCATTTATTCAATTTGAATCACAGGAGGATGCCACTAGAGCCCTGGATGCTACCAATATGAG TAAGCTGATGGATCGAGTTATTACTGTGGAGTATGCGATCAAAGATGATGATGATAGGAGAGATGGGTCCGGTCCAGGTAAAACCCATGATAGATCACCTAGGAGAGGTTATGACCGAGGTCGATCTCGTAGCCCTTATGGAAGAGATCGGCCAAGTCCTGACTATGGCCGTGGTCGAGATCGGCCAAGTCCTGACTATGGTCGTGGGAGAGATCGGCTAAGTCCTGACTATGGTCGTGGTAGAAATCGGCTAAGTCCTGACTATGGTCGTGGCAGAGATCGGCTAAATCCTGATTATGGTCGTGGCCCTAGTCCAAGTCCAAAGCATAGAGAAAGGAATTCTGAGAATGCCCGTGGCCATAGTCCAGCTGTAGGAAAGGAGAGAAATCCTGGTCATGGGAATGGTCGCACCCCTAGCCCTCGTAGAGAAAGAGCTGGTCCAGGAAATGGCCTCGTGAGCAGTCCTATGGAAAGCAGAAGTCCTGGTTATGGTGATAGACCCAGTCCTAGTCCTCAACGTGAGAGGAGAAAGAAATATAGCCCGGATGGTTATAATCCTGGCAGCAGCCCAAGTTCTAAACCGGGACCTGTAGAAAGTCCTGTACGTGATGGGAGGGAAAGTTCAGAGCGATACAGGAG TCGTTCACCTCCATTGCGGGAAAGATCACGCTCCTAA
- the LOC107779376 gene encoding uncharacterized protein LOC107779376 isoform X1 encodes MKKKVILVREEGDAATYKKPDNSIKEIFSLGLCIALVVAVRVFYTTERPDFFCTGRMRPIFCGNFEFDTRQSELERLFKRYGKVDRVDMKSGFAFVYMDDERDAEDAIQGLDRIDFGRKGRRLRVEWSKEERSRKPEVSRKSSSSFRVSKTLFVINFDPYNTRTKDLERHFDPHGKILNIRIRRNFAFIQFESQEDATRALDATNMSKLMDRVITVEYAIKDDDDRRDGSGPGKTHDRSPRRGYDRGRSRSPYGRDRPSPDYGRGRDRPSPDYGRGRDRLSPDYGRGRNRLSPDYGRGRDRLNPDYGRGPSPSPKHRERNSENARGHSPAVGKERNPGHGNGRTPSPRRERAGPGNGLVSSPMESRSPGYGDRPSPSPQRERRKKYSPDGYNPGSSPSSKPGPVESPVRDGRESSERYRSRSPPLRERSRS; translated from the exons atgaagaaaaaggtTATTTTGGTCAGAGAGGAGGGGGATGCAGCTACTTATAAAAAACCTGACAATAGTATCAAAGAGATATTTTCACTCGGCCTCTGCATTGCGCTTGTTGTTGCAGTTAGGGTTTTCTATACTACAGAACG TCCTGACTTTTTCTGTACAGGCAGGATGAGACCAATTTTCTGTGGTAACTTTGAGTTTGACACCAGACAGTCTGAGTTGGAAAGGCTTTTCAAAAGATATGGCAAGGTTGATAGGGTGGATATGAAATCTG GTTTTGCTTTTGTTTATATGGATGATGAAAGAGATGCAGAGGACGCTATTCAGGGGCTTGACCGAATAGATTTTGGCAGAAAGGGGCGCAGGCTTCGTGTTGAGTGGTCAAAG GAAGAACGGAGCAGAAAGCCTGAGGTTTCTAGAAAATCTTCATCAAGTTTCAGAGTTTCCAAGACTTTGTTTGTCATAAATTTTGATCCATATAATACTAGGACGAAGGATCTGGAGAGGCACTTTGATCCACATGGAAAAATACTCAACATAAGGATCCGAAGGAATTTTGCATTTATTCAATTTGAATCACAGGAGGATGCCACTAGAGCCCTGGATGCTACCAATATGAG TAAGCTGATGGATCGAGTTATTACTGTGGAGTATGCGATCAAAGATGATGATGATAGGAGAGATGGGTCCGGTCCAGGTAAAACCCATGATAGATCACCTAGGAGAGGTTATGACCGAGGTCGATCTCGTAGCCCTTATGGAAGAGATCGGCCAAGTCCTGACTATGGCCGTGGTCGAGATCGGCCAAGTCCTGACTATGGTCGTGGGAGAGATCGGCTAAGTCCTGACTATGGTCGTGGTAGAAATCGGCTAAGTCCTGACTATGGTCGTGGCAGAGATCGGCTAAATCCTGATTATGGTCGTGGCCCTAGTCCAAGTCCAAAGCATAGAGAAAGGAATTCTGAGAATGCCCGTGGCCATAGTCCAGCTGTAGGAAAGGAGAGAAATCCTGGTCATGGGAATGGTCGCACCCCTAGCCCTCGTAGAGAAAGAGCTGGTCCAGGAAATGGCCTCGTGAGCAGTCCTATGGAAAGCAGAAGTCCTGGTTATGGTGATAGACCCAGTCCTAGTCCTCAACGTGAGAGGAGAAAGAAATATAGCCCGGATGGTTATAATCCTGGCAGCAGCCCAAGTTCTAAACCGGGACCTGTAGAAAGTCCTGTACGTGATGGGAGGGAAAGTTCAGAGCGATACAGGAG TCGTTCACCTCCATTGCGGGAAAGATCACGCTCCTAA